One region of Tachysurus fulvidraco isolate hzauxx_2018 chromosome 9, HZAU_PFXX_2.0, whole genome shotgun sequence genomic DNA includes:
- the LOC113656800 gene encoding uncharacterized protein LOC113656800 isoform X3 — protein sequence MLQQYPMDTFVGFQNRQIGYMIDGVFYPTMHPQYEGHHLLQRKKSKPLTIRDPNDCNRDVMAEIFGERLPSPPIPPSVWPQCSNVVEAPVPPDTTPPNEVELSTGPASETCQPRLKLLKRPGLLLFSFPPEEAVQQKKTEKVNRRRRKEQSQTETRSQTNPTEVVTFCIPLMEEEKMEVKKAKIGFGDFLSEHLTPTQHPGGDIVEAPALLKTTPPNDVELSTGPASETCQPRLKLLKRPGLLLFSFPPEEAVQQKKTEKVNRRRRKEQSQTEVHKAEQHVYSSTRSQTNPREVVTFCIPLMEEEKMEVKEAKIGFGDFLSEHLTPTQHPGGDIVEAPALLKTTPPNEVELSTGPASDLFKRPVLPHFSTPPEEVVQQKYNRWGIKKQNQIGMHKTQSHTRLREPFSICVPQTEEEEKGAEKAVGDRLLCDEQKTKQESRAPVKPAWTPQRSYRQRPRKLTLGDLLSFSLACTSTKRTIIKANTSPENTPSNETLPRKRSKKRIRFCHMPTTEEKQKEEMNKDEQSLNQRSARLLLHL from the exons ATG TTGCAGCAGTATCCAATGGACACCTTTGTGGGATTTCAGAACAGACAGATTGGCTACATGATCG atGGAGTGTTTTATCCAACCATGCATCCGCAGTATGAAGGTCATCATCTTCTGCAGCGAAAGAAGTCGAAACCG CTTACAATCAGAGACCCTAACGACTGCAATCGAGACGTCATGGCCGAGATCTTCGGAGAAAGACTGCCGTCTCCACCGATACCACCATCTGTTTGGCCTCAATGTAGCAACGTCGTGGAAGCTCCGGTACCTCCAGACACCACGCCGCCAAATGAGGTGGAGCTGAGCACAGGCCCTGCTTCAGAG ACTTGTCAGCCAAGGCTAAAGCTCCTCAAGAGACCAGGCCTACTCCTCTTCTCCTTCCCTCCTGAGGAGGCTGTgcagcagaaaaaaacagagaaagtcAACAGACGGAGGAGGAAAGAACAAAGCCAGACCGAG ACTCGATCCCAGACAAACCCTACAGAAGTGGTCACGTTCTGCATTCCTCTGATGGAGGAAGAGAAAATGGAGGTGAAGAAAGCCAAAATAGGTTTTGGTGATTTCTTGTCTGAACACCTGACACCTACACAGCATCCAGGGGGTGACATTGTGGAGGCTCCTGCTCTCCTAAAGACCACACCGCCAAATGATGTGGAGCTGAGCACAGGCCCTGCTTCAGAG ACTTGTCAGCCAAGGCTAAAGCTCCTCAAGAGACCAGGCCTACTCCTCTTCTCCTTCCCTCCAGAGGAGGCTGTGCagcagaaaaagacagagaaagtcaACAGACGGAGGAGAAAAGAACAAAGCCAGACTGAGGTGCACAAGGCAGAACAGCATGTTTATTCCAGT ACTCGATCCCAGACAAACCCAAGAGAAGTGGTCACTTTCTGCATTCCTCTGATGGAGGAAGAGAAAATGGAGGTGAAGGAAGCCAAAATAGGTTTTGGTGATTTCTTGTCTGAACACCTGACACCTACACAGCATCCAGGGGGTGACATTGTGGAGGCTCCTGCTCTCCTAAAAACCACACCGCCAAATGAGGTGGAGCTGAGCACAGGTCCTGCTTCAGACCTCTTCAAGAGACCCGTCCTGCCCCACTTTTCCACCCCTCCAGAGGAGGTGGTGCAGCAGAAATACAACAGATGGGGGATAAAGAAGCAAAACCAGATTGGGATGCACAAG ACACAATCGCACACACGCCTCAGAGAACCGTTCAGCATCTGCGTCCCtcagacagaggaagaggaaaagggGGCGGAGAAAGCAGTTGGCGATCGCTTGCTTTGtgatgaacagaaaacaaagcAGGAAAGCAGAG CTCCTGTAAAACCTGCCTGGACACCTCAGCGTTCTTATCGTCAGCGGCCCAGGAAGCTTACGCTTGGAGATCTTTTGTCTTTCTCACTGGCTTGCACATCGACTAAAAGGACCATCATCAAGGCAAATACATCGCCAGAAAACACACCATCAAATGAG ACTCTACCGAGGAAAAGGTCCAAAAAACGAATCCGTTTCTGCCACATGCCAACCACTGAAGAGAAGCAGAAAGAAGAAATGAACAAAGACGAACAAAGCCTCAATCAGCGATCTGCACG ACTTTTACTACATCTATGA
- the LOC113656800 gene encoding uncharacterized protein LOC113656800 isoform X6, which translates to MLQQYPMDTFVGFQNRQIGYMIDGVFYPTMHPQYEGHHLLQRKKSKPLTIRDPNDCNRDVMAEIFGERLPSPPIPPSVWPQCSNVVEAPVPPDTTPPNEVELSTGPASETCQPRLKLLKRPGLLLFSFPPEEAVQQKKTEKVNRRRRKEQSQTETRSQTNPTEVVTFCIPLMEEEKMEVKKAKIGFGDFLSEHLTPTQHPGGDIVEAPALLKTTPPNDVELSTGPASETCQPRLKLLKRPGLLLFSFPPEEAVQQKKTEKVNRRRRKEQSQTEVHKAEQHVYSSTRSQTNPREVVTFCIPLMEEEKMEVKEAKIGFGDFLSEHLTPTQHPGGDIVEAPALLKTTPPNEVELSTGPASDLFKRPVLPHFSTPPEEVVQQKYNRWGIKKQNQIGMHKCVLP; encoded by the exons ATG TTGCAGCAGTATCCAATGGACACCTTTGTGGGATTTCAGAACAGACAGATTGGCTACATGATCG atGGAGTGTTTTATCCAACCATGCATCCGCAGTATGAAGGTCATCATCTTCTGCAGCGAAAGAAGTCGAAACCG CTTACAATCAGAGACCCTAACGACTGCAATCGAGACGTCATGGCCGAGATCTTCGGAGAAAGACTGCCGTCTCCACCGATACCACCATCTGTTTGGCCTCAATGTAGCAACGTCGTGGAAGCTCCGGTACCTCCAGACACCACGCCGCCAAATGAGGTGGAGCTGAGCACAGGCCCTGCTTCAGAG ACTTGTCAGCCAAGGCTAAAGCTCCTCAAGAGACCAGGCCTACTCCTCTTCTCCTTCCCTCCTGAGGAGGCTGTgcagcagaaaaaaacagagaaagtcAACAGACGGAGGAGGAAAGAACAAAGCCAGACCGAG ACTCGATCCCAGACAAACCCTACAGAAGTGGTCACGTTCTGCATTCCTCTGATGGAGGAAGAGAAAATGGAGGTGAAGAAAGCCAAAATAGGTTTTGGTGATTTCTTGTCTGAACACCTGACACCTACACAGCATCCAGGGGGTGACATTGTGGAGGCTCCTGCTCTCCTAAAGACCACACCGCCAAATGATGTGGAGCTGAGCACAGGCCCTGCTTCAGAG ACTTGTCAGCCAAGGCTAAAGCTCCTCAAGAGACCAGGCCTACTCCTCTTCTCCTTCCCTCCAGAGGAGGCTGTGCagcagaaaaagacagagaaagtcaACAGACGGAGGAGAAAAGAACAAAGCCAGACTGAGGTGCACAAGGCAGAACAGCATGTTTATTCCAGT ACTCGATCCCAGACAAACCCAAGAGAAGTGGTCACTTTCTGCATTCCTCTGATGGAGGAAGAGAAAATGGAGGTGAAGGAAGCCAAAATAGGTTTTGGTGATTTCTTGTCTGAACACCTGACACCTACACAGCATCCAGGGGGTGACATTGTGGAGGCTCCTGCTCTCCTAAAAACCACACCGCCAAATGAGGTGGAGCTGAGCACAGGTCCTGCTTCAGACCTCTTCAAGAGACCCGTCCTGCCCCACTTTTCCACCCCTCCAGAGGAGGTGGTGCAGCAGAAATACAACAGATGGGGGATAAAGAAGCAAAACCAGATTGGGATGCACAAG TGTGTTCTCCCTTAG
- the LOC113656800 gene encoding uncharacterized protein LOC113656800 isoform X5, whose protein sequence is MHPQYEGHHLLQRKKSKPLTIRDPNDCNRDVMAEIFGERLPSPPIPPSVWPQCSNVVEAPVPPDTTPPNEVELSTGPASETCQPRLKLLKRPGLLLFSFPPEEAVQQKKTEKVNRRRRKEQSQTETRSQTNPTEVVTFCIPLMEEEKMEVKKAKIGFGDFLSEHLTPTQHPGGDIVEAPALLKTTPPNDVELSTGPASETCQPRLKLLKRPGLLLFSFPPEEAVQQKKTEKVNRRRRKEQSQTEVHKAEQHVYSSTRSQTNPREVVTFCIPLMEEEKMEVKEAKIGFGDFLSEHLTPTQHPGGDIVEAPALLKTTPPNEVELSTGPASDLFKRPVLPHFSTPPEEVVQQKYNRWGIKKQNQIGMHKTQSHTRLREPFSICVPQTEEEEKGAEKAVGDRLLCDEQKTKQESRDDHVHPSAPVKPAWTPQRSYRQRPRKLTLGDLLSFSLACTSTKRTIIKANTSPENTPSNETLPRKRSKKRIRFCHMPTTEEKQKEEMNKDEQSLNQRSARLLLHL, encoded by the exons ATGCATCCGCAGTATGAAGGTCATCATCTTCTGCAGCGAAAGAAGTCGAAACCG CTTACAATCAGAGACCCTAACGACTGCAATCGAGACGTCATGGCCGAGATCTTCGGAGAAAGACTGCCGTCTCCACCGATACCACCATCTGTTTGGCCTCAATGTAGCAACGTCGTGGAAGCTCCGGTACCTCCAGACACCACGCCGCCAAATGAGGTGGAGCTGAGCACAGGCCCTGCTTCAGAG ACTTGTCAGCCAAGGCTAAAGCTCCTCAAGAGACCAGGCCTACTCCTCTTCTCCTTCCCTCCTGAGGAGGCTGTgcagcagaaaaaaacagagaaagtcAACAGACGGAGGAGGAAAGAACAAAGCCAGACCGAG ACTCGATCCCAGACAAACCCTACAGAAGTGGTCACGTTCTGCATTCCTCTGATGGAGGAAGAGAAAATGGAGGTGAAGAAAGCCAAAATAGGTTTTGGTGATTTCTTGTCTGAACACCTGACACCTACACAGCATCCAGGGGGTGACATTGTGGAGGCTCCTGCTCTCCTAAAGACCACACCGCCAAATGATGTGGAGCTGAGCACAGGCCCTGCTTCAGAG ACTTGTCAGCCAAGGCTAAAGCTCCTCAAGAGACCAGGCCTACTCCTCTTCTCCTTCCCTCCAGAGGAGGCTGTGCagcagaaaaagacagagaaagtcaACAGACGGAGGAGAAAAGAACAAAGCCAGACTGAGGTGCACAAGGCAGAACAGCATGTTTATTCCAGT ACTCGATCCCAGACAAACCCAAGAGAAGTGGTCACTTTCTGCATTCCTCTGATGGAGGAAGAGAAAATGGAGGTGAAGGAAGCCAAAATAGGTTTTGGTGATTTCTTGTCTGAACACCTGACACCTACACAGCATCCAGGGGGTGACATTGTGGAGGCTCCTGCTCTCCTAAAAACCACACCGCCAAATGAGGTGGAGCTGAGCACAGGTCCTGCTTCAGACCTCTTCAAGAGACCCGTCCTGCCCCACTTTTCCACCCCTCCAGAGGAGGTGGTGCAGCAGAAATACAACAGATGGGGGATAAAGAAGCAAAACCAGATTGGGATGCACAAG ACACAATCGCACACACGCCTCAGAGAACCGTTCAGCATCTGCGTCCCtcagacagaggaagaggaaaagggGGCGGAGAAAGCAGTTGGCGATCGCTTGCTTTGtgatgaacagaaaacaaagcAGGAAAGCAGAG ATGATCATGTGCACCCCTCAGCTCCTGTAAAACCTGCCTGGACACCTCAGCGTTCTTATCGTCAGCGGCCCAGGAAGCTTACGCTTGGAGATCTTTTGTCTTTCTCACTGGCTTGCACATCGACTAAAAGGACCATCATCAAGGCAAATACATCGCCAGAAAACACACCATCAAATGAG ACTCTACCGAGGAAAAGGTCCAAAAAACGAATCCGTTTCTGCCACATGCCAACCACTGAAGAGAAGCAGAAAGAAGAAATGAACAAAGACGAACAAAGCCTCAATCAGCGATCTGCACG ACTTTTACTACATCTATGA
- the LOC113656800 gene encoding uncharacterized protein LOC113656800 isoform X2 translates to MLQQYPMDTFVGFQNRQIGYMIDGVFYPTMHPQYEGHHLLQRKKSKPLTIRDPNDCNRDVMAEIFGERLPSPPIPPSVWPQCSNVVEAPVPPDTTPPNEVELSTGPASETCQPRLKLLKRPGLLLFSFPPEEAVQQKKTEKVNRRRRKEQSQTETRSQTNPTEVVTFCIPLMEEEKMEVKKAKIGFGDFLSEHLTPTQHPGGDIVEAPALLKTTPPNDVELSTGPASETCQPRLKLLKRPGLLLFSFPPEEAVQQKKTEKVNRRRRKEQSQTEVHKAEQHVYSSTRSQTNPREVVTFCIPLMEEEKMEVKEAKIGFGDFLSEHLTPTQHPGGDIVEAPALLKTTPPNEVELSTGPASDLFKRPVLPHFSTPPEEVVQQKYNRWGIKKQNQIGMHKTQSHTRLREPFSICVPQTEEEEKGAEKAVGDRLLCDEQKTKQESRDDHVHPSAPVKPAWTPQRSYRQRPRKLTLGDLLSFSLACTSTKRTIIKANTSPENTPSNETLPRKRSKKRIRFCHMPTTEEKQKEEMNKDEQSLNQRSARSE, encoded by the exons ATG TTGCAGCAGTATCCAATGGACACCTTTGTGGGATTTCAGAACAGACAGATTGGCTACATGATCG atGGAGTGTTTTATCCAACCATGCATCCGCAGTATGAAGGTCATCATCTTCTGCAGCGAAAGAAGTCGAAACCG CTTACAATCAGAGACCCTAACGACTGCAATCGAGACGTCATGGCCGAGATCTTCGGAGAAAGACTGCCGTCTCCACCGATACCACCATCTGTTTGGCCTCAATGTAGCAACGTCGTGGAAGCTCCGGTACCTCCAGACACCACGCCGCCAAATGAGGTGGAGCTGAGCACAGGCCCTGCTTCAGAG ACTTGTCAGCCAAGGCTAAAGCTCCTCAAGAGACCAGGCCTACTCCTCTTCTCCTTCCCTCCTGAGGAGGCTGTgcagcagaaaaaaacagagaaagtcAACAGACGGAGGAGGAAAGAACAAAGCCAGACCGAG ACTCGATCCCAGACAAACCCTACAGAAGTGGTCACGTTCTGCATTCCTCTGATGGAGGAAGAGAAAATGGAGGTGAAGAAAGCCAAAATAGGTTTTGGTGATTTCTTGTCTGAACACCTGACACCTACACAGCATCCAGGGGGTGACATTGTGGAGGCTCCTGCTCTCCTAAAGACCACACCGCCAAATGATGTGGAGCTGAGCACAGGCCCTGCTTCAGAG ACTTGTCAGCCAAGGCTAAAGCTCCTCAAGAGACCAGGCCTACTCCTCTTCTCCTTCCCTCCAGAGGAGGCTGTGCagcagaaaaagacagagaaagtcaACAGACGGAGGAGAAAAGAACAAAGCCAGACTGAGGTGCACAAGGCAGAACAGCATGTTTATTCCAGT ACTCGATCCCAGACAAACCCAAGAGAAGTGGTCACTTTCTGCATTCCTCTGATGGAGGAAGAGAAAATGGAGGTGAAGGAAGCCAAAATAGGTTTTGGTGATTTCTTGTCTGAACACCTGACACCTACACAGCATCCAGGGGGTGACATTGTGGAGGCTCCTGCTCTCCTAAAAACCACACCGCCAAATGAGGTGGAGCTGAGCACAGGTCCTGCTTCAGACCTCTTCAAGAGACCCGTCCTGCCCCACTTTTCCACCCCTCCAGAGGAGGTGGTGCAGCAGAAATACAACAGATGGGGGATAAAGAAGCAAAACCAGATTGGGATGCACAAG ACACAATCGCACACACGCCTCAGAGAACCGTTCAGCATCTGCGTCCCtcagacagaggaagaggaaaagggGGCGGAGAAAGCAGTTGGCGATCGCTTGCTTTGtgatgaacagaaaacaaagcAGGAAAGCAGAG ATGATCATGTGCACCCCTCAGCTCCTGTAAAACCTGCCTGGACACCTCAGCGTTCTTATCGTCAGCGGCCCAGGAAGCTTACGCTTGGAGATCTTTTGTCTTTCTCACTGGCTTGCACATCGACTAAAAGGACCATCATCAAGGCAAATACATCGCCAGAAAACACACCATCAAATGAG ACTCTACCGAGGAAAAGGTCCAAAAAACGAATCCGTTTCTGCCACATGCCAACCACTGAAGAGAAGCAGAAAGAAGAAATGAACAAAGACGAACAAAGCCTCAATCAGCGATCTGCACGGTCGGAATAG
- the LOC113656800 gene encoding uncharacterized protein LOC113656800 isoform X4: MLQQYPMDTFVGFQNRQIGYMIDGVFYPTMHPQYEGHHLLQRKKSKPLTIRDPNDCNRDVMAEIFGERLPSPPIPPSVWPQCSNVVEAPVPPDTTPPNEVELSTGPASETCQPRLKLLKRPGLLLFSFPPEEAVQQKKTEKVNRRRRKEQSQTETRSQTNPTEVVTFCIPLMEEEKMEVKKAKIGFGDFLSEHLTPTQHPGGDIVEAPALLKTTPPNDVELSTGPASETCQPRLKLLKRPGLLLFSFPPEEAVQQKKTEKVNRRRRKEQSQTETRSQTNPREVVTFCIPLMEEEKMEVKEAKIGFGDFLSEHLTPTQHPGGDIVEAPALLKTTPPNEVELSTGPASDLFKRPVLPHFSTPPEEVVQQKYNRWGIKKQNQIGMHKTQSHTRLREPFSICVPQTEEEEKGAEKAVGDRLLCDEQKTKQESRDDHVHPSAPVKPAWTPQRSYRQRPRKLTLGDLLSFSLACTSTKRTIIKANTSPENTPSNETLPRKRSKKRIRFCHMPTTEEKQKEEMNKDEQSLNQRSARLLLHL; this comes from the exons ATG TTGCAGCAGTATCCAATGGACACCTTTGTGGGATTTCAGAACAGACAGATTGGCTACATGATCG atGGAGTGTTTTATCCAACCATGCATCCGCAGTATGAAGGTCATCATCTTCTGCAGCGAAAGAAGTCGAAACCG CTTACAATCAGAGACCCTAACGACTGCAATCGAGACGTCATGGCCGAGATCTTCGGAGAAAGACTGCCGTCTCCACCGATACCACCATCTGTTTGGCCTCAATGTAGCAACGTCGTGGAAGCTCCGGTACCTCCAGACACCACGCCGCCAAATGAGGTGGAGCTGAGCACAGGCCCTGCTTCAGAG ACTTGTCAGCCAAGGCTAAAGCTCCTCAAGAGACCAGGCCTACTCCTCTTCTCCTTCCCTCCTGAGGAGGCTGTgcagcagaaaaaaacagagaaagtcAACAGACGGAGGAGGAAAGAACAAAGCCAGACCGAG ACTCGATCCCAGACAAACCCTACAGAAGTGGTCACGTTCTGCATTCCTCTGATGGAGGAAGAGAAAATGGAGGTGAAGAAAGCCAAAATAGGTTTTGGTGATTTCTTGTCTGAACACCTGACACCTACACAGCATCCAGGGGGTGACATTGTGGAGGCTCCTGCTCTCCTAAAGACCACACCGCCAAATGATGTGGAGCTGAGCACAGGCCCTGCTTCAGAG ACTTGTCAGCCAAGGCTAAAGCTCCTCAAGAGACCAGGCCTACTCCTCTTCTCCTTCCCTCCAGAGGAGGCTGTGCagcagaaaaagacagagaaagtcaACAGACGGAGGAGAAAAGAACAAAGCCAGACTGAG ACTCGATCCCAGACAAACCCAAGAGAAGTGGTCACTTTCTGCATTCCTCTGATGGAGGAAGAGAAAATGGAGGTGAAGGAAGCCAAAATAGGTTTTGGTGATTTCTTGTCTGAACACCTGACACCTACACAGCATCCAGGGGGTGACATTGTGGAGGCTCCTGCTCTCCTAAAAACCACACCGCCAAATGAGGTGGAGCTGAGCACAGGTCCTGCTTCAGACCTCTTCAAGAGACCCGTCCTGCCCCACTTTTCCACCCCTCCAGAGGAGGTGGTGCAGCAGAAATACAACAGATGGGGGATAAAGAAGCAAAACCAGATTGGGATGCACAAG ACACAATCGCACACACGCCTCAGAGAACCGTTCAGCATCTGCGTCCCtcagacagaggaagaggaaaagggGGCGGAGAAAGCAGTTGGCGATCGCTTGCTTTGtgatgaacagaaaacaaagcAGGAAAGCAGAG ATGATCATGTGCACCCCTCAGCTCCTGTAAAACCTGCCTGGACACCTCAGCGTTCTTATCGTCAGCGGCCCAGGAAGCTTACGCTTGGAGATCTTTTGTCTTTCTCACTGGCTTGCACATCGACTAAAAGGACCATCATCAAGGCAAATACATCGCCAGAAAACACACCATCAAATGAG ACTCTACCGAGGAAAAGGTCCAAAAAACGAATCCGTTTCTGCCACATGCCAACCACTGAAGAGAAGCAGAAAGAAGAAATGAACAAAGACGAACAAAGCCTCAATCAGCGATCTGCACG ACTTTTACTACATCTATGA
- the LOC113656800 gene encoding uncharacterized protein LOC113656800 isoform X1, protein MLQQYPMDTFVGFQNRQIGYMIDGVFYPTMHPQYEGHHLLQRKKSKPLTIRDPNDCNRDVMAEIFGERLPSPPIPPSVWPQCSNVVEAPVPPDTTPPNEVELSTGPASETCQPRLKLLKRPGLLLFSFPPEEAVQQKKTEKVNRRRRKEQSQTETRSQTNPTEVVTFCIPLMEEEKMEVKKAKIGFGDFLSEHLTPTQHPGGDIVEAPALLKTTPPNDVELSTGPASETCQPRLKLLKRPGLLLFSFPPEEAVQQKKTEKVNRRRRKEQSQTEVHKAEQHVYSSTRSQTNPREVVTFCIPLMEEEKMEVKEAKIGFGDFLSEHLTPTQHPGGDIVEAPALLKTTPPNEVELSTGPASDLFKRPVLPHFSTPPEEVVQQKYNRWGIKKQNQIGMHKTQSHTRLREPFSICVPQTEEEEKGAEKAVGDRLLCDEQKTKQESRDDHVHPSAPVKPAWTPQRSYRQRPRKLTLGDLLSFSLACTSTKRTIIKANTSPENTPSNETLPRKRSKKRIRFCHMPTTEEKQKEEMNKDEQSLNQRSARLLLHL, encoded by the exons ATG TTGCAGCAGTATCCAATGGACACCTTTGTGGGATTTCAGAACAGACAGATTGGCTACATGATCG atGGAGTGTTTTATCCAACCATGCATCCGCAGTATGAAGGTCATCATCTTCTGCAGCGAAAGAAGTCGAAACCG CTTACAATCAGAGACCCTAACGACTGCAATCGAGACGTCATGGCCGAGATCTTCGGAGAAAGACTGCCGTCTCCACCGATACCACCATCTGTTTGGCCTCAATGTAGCAACGTCGTGGAAGCTCCGGTACCTCCAGACACCACGCCGCCAAATGAGGTGGAGCTGAGCACAGGCCCTGCTTCAGAG ACTTGTCAGCCAAGGCTAAAGCTCCTCAAGAGACCAGGCCTACTCCTCTTCTCCTTCCCTCCTGAGGAGGCTGTgcagcagaaaaaaacagagaaagtcAACAGACGGAGGAGGAAAGAACAAAGCCAGACCGAG ACTCGATCCCAGACAAACCCTACAGAAGTGGTCACGTTCTGCATTCCTCTGATGGAGGAAGAGAAAATGGAGGTGAAGAAAGCCAAAATAGGTTTTGGTGATTTCTTGTCTGAACACCTGACACCTACACAGCATCCAGGGGGTGACATTGTGGAGGCTCCTGCTCTCCTAAAGACCACACCGCCAAATGATGTGGAGCTGAGCACAGGCCCTGCTTCAGAG ACTTGTCAGCCAAGGCTAAAGCTCCTCAAGAGACCAGGCCTACTCCTCTTCTCCTTCCCTCCAGAGGAGGCTGTGCagcagaaaaagacagagaaagtcaACAGACGGAGGAGAAAAGAACAAAGCCAGACTGAGGTGCACAAGGCAGAACAGCATGTTTATTCCAGT ACTCGATCCCAGACAAACCCAAGAGAAGTGGTCACTTTCTGCATTCCTCTGATGGAGGAAGAGAAAATGGAGGTGAAGGAAGCCAAAATAGGTTTTGGTGATTTCTTGTCTGAACACCTGACACCTACACAGCATCCAGGGGGTGACATTGTGGAGGCTCCTGCTCTCCTAAAAACCACACCGCCAAATGAGGTGGAGCTGAGCACAGGTCCTGCTTCAGACCTCTTCAAGAGACCCGTCCTGCCCCACTTTTCCACCCCTCCAGAGGAGGTGGTGCAGCAGAAATACAACAGATGGGGGATAAAGAAGCAAAACCAGATTGGGATGCACAAG ACACAATCGCACACACGCCTCAGAGAACCGTTCAGCATCTGCGTCCCtcagacagaggaagaggaaaagggGGCGGAGAAAGCAGTTGGCGATCGCTTGCTTTGtgatgaacagaaaacaaagcAGGAAAGCAGAG ATGATCATGTGCACCCCTCAGCTCCTGTAAAACCTGCCTGGACACCTCAGCGTTCTTATCGTCAGCGGCCCAGGAAGCTTACGCTTGGAGATCTTTTGTCTTTCTCACTGGCTTGCACATCGACTAAAAGGACCATCATCAAGGCAAATACATCGCCAGAAAACACACCATCAAATGAG ACTCTACCGAGGAAAAGGTCCAAAAAACGAATCCGTTTCTGCCACATGCCAACCACTGAAGAGAAGCAGAAAGAAGAAATGAACAAAGACGAACAAAGCCTCAATCAGCGATCTGCACG ACTTTTACTACATCTATGA